Genomic segment of Acidobacteriota bacterium:
CATGACCTTCGGCCGCGGGCTCTCCCGAAAAGACGCGGACACCTTCGTGGGCATGTACGTCAACGAGTGGACCCTGGACTACGGAGAGGCCGGCCGGCGCGCCGTGCGGCTCTTCCTGGACGAGGCCTTCGAGAAAGGGCTCCTGCCCCACCGGCCGGTGGTGGAATTCGCGCCGTAGGCGGTGGGGAAGAAGCCCCGGAGTCGGGCTTCGGCCCGGGCGATCTTCCTACTTGCGGTATGTGTCATGTGACATTCTTTCCTGTCGTCGTGGCTACGACCCCGCCATGCTTGACGCCGCGCGTGCTCAGAAGGGCGTCGGCGAGGCGCCGGATGACGGCGCTGGGGCCGCGGAGGATGACGACCTCCAGGCAGTTGTGGGCGTCCAGATGGACGTGGGTGGCGCTGACCACTTCTCCGTGGTGGTGGTGCTGGAGGTCCGTGAGCGCGTCGGCCAGGTGGTGCTCGTGGTGCTCGTACACCAGGCTCACGGTGGCGGCCACCTCCGCGCCGGGGTCCGCCCATTCTTCCCGAACCAGGTCCCGGCGGACGAGGTCGCGAAGCGCCTCCGAGCGGGTCGCGTAGCCCCTTTCCCGGGCCAGGCCGTCGAAGCGCCGGATGAGTTCCTCCTCCATGGACACGCCGAATCGGACCACCCTGGCCATGGGGCACCTCCGCCGGCATTCTATCTCCACAAGGCTGATTCTCGATGGAAACGGCACGGCCTTCGGGGAAGGGCCGCACTTCCCGAGGGGGGCCCCGCTTTCTCCTCAACGGGGAGGGCCGTTCCCTTTCCGCCCCACGGGCGACGCCTGGAGTCAGTCCATCGCCCTCGGCGCCCGCCCGCCTTCGGCTCGAGGGCTCC
This window contains:
- the nikR gene encoding nickel-responsive transcriptional regulator NikR, giving the protein MARVVRFGVSMEEELIRRFDGLARERGYATRSEALRDLVRRDLVREEWADPGAEVAATVSLVYEHHEHHLADALTDLQHHHHGEVVSATHVHLDAHNCLEVVILRGPSAVIRRLADALLSTRGVKHGGVVATTTGKNVT